Proteins from a single region of Melanotaenia boesemani isolate fMelBoe1 chromosome 3, fMelBoe1.pri, whole genome shotgun sequence:
- the kiaa1328 gene encoding protein hinderin, whose product MAAAAKRSGNSKIFWINGDEEQPLVFVPGVDGDVKTQTPFNLGPNGTRTSSKSVTKMRTKHSSVIKNHTTQKTTRKKQNDLQSDGFRAYVKENVSANLSATVPAEQTLFQPPDTFRPLPQVMSETNRAKSEVSLKDLCPEDKRRIANLIEELARVSEEREESVQRLKDEQGNFERKIQQLEQQNLIIAQERESLQQQYKECQELLGLYQQYLSQQQAKLNQSIAQLSQSPAPPKVLSSKEVPSWTSTSRANGSLFDGSYMGLAATGARQAQVHRSGDARRETVQTFRSPASLSCESELSPTDGPVKQHVSQRRECREPHACHRCEHSRGSCHDTGYGTQQERSGSGSCQVNCHHNTFSQKRCDRLHSGNLMGSEAKEGLTRPVLGHEGWEEKRHQLLLQKMHLEMERERLRARLVEQEERLNRQTEQLRQSRLDYSRIQQQAQVELSSSNDRNGGPEPEGPSNQNLPSSVCEDVEVHPAGQTLHEKPSQTVPAPLASKNADHLERSRQDKATSPAKSPAGPSKHTSVSVIQKSPEARSDFSVVELLDIFSPVSASEQCRPGTQRPKTLRHRSVAAAPKSAGRSLLTPSGPYLQSTQQDLEESQILEDIYFIC is encoded by the exons ATGGCGGCAGCGGCAAAAAGAAGTGGAAACTCGAAGATATTTTGGATCAATGGCg ATGAAGAACAGCCGCTGGTGTTTGTTCCTG gagTGGATGGAGACGTGAAGACTCAGACTCCTTTCAATCTTGGTCCAAATGGCACTCGTACATCCAGTAAAAGTGTCACTAAAATGAGAACAAAGCACTCCTCTGTAATTAAAAATCATACCACACAAAAGACAACAAGGAAAAAACAGAATGACTTACAGAGTGATGGTTTTAGAGCTTATGTTAAGGAAAATGTATCAGCTAATCTAAGTGCTACTGTGCCTGCGGAGCAAACTCTCTTTCAGCCCCCTGACACTTTTCGCCCTCTGCCACAG GTGATGTCTGAGACCAACAGAGCTAAGAGCGAAGTCTCTTTGAAAGACCTCTGTCCTGAAGATAAACGGCGAATTGCAAACCTCATAGAGGAATTGGCTAG AGTaagtgaggagagagaagagtcAGTGCAGCGTCTGAAAGATGAGCAGGGGAATTTTGAACGCAAGATCCAACAACTGGAGCAACAGAACCTGATTATAGCACAGGAGAGGGAGA GCCTGCAGCAACAGTACAAAGAGTGCCAGGAACTGCTTGGGCTCTATCAACAATACCTTTCTCAGCAACAGGCAAAGCTCAACCAGTCCATTGCCCAGCTCAGCCAGTCCCCAGCCCCTCCCAAG GTGCTCAGCAGTAAGGAAGTCCCCAGCTGGACATCTACAAGCAGAGCTAATGGCTCACTCTTTGATGGCTCATACATGGGCCTCGCTGCTACTGGAGCACGACAGGCTCAAGTGCACAGGAGTGGCGATGCAAGAAGAGAAACAGTACAAACGTTTAGAAGCCCTGCCTCTCTTTCATGTGAAAGTGAATTAAGTCCAACCGATGGGCCTGTCAAACAGCATGTGAGTCAGAGAAGGGAGTGCAGGGAGCCACATGCATGCCACAGATGTGAGCACAGCCGAGGCAGTTGTCATGACACTGGCTATGGAACCCAGCAAGAAAGAAGTGGCAGTGGCTCTTGTCAAGTAAATTGTCATCATAACACATTTAGCCAGAAGAGGTGTGACAG GCTACACAGTGGGAATCTCATGGGCTCAGAGGCTAAAGAAGGCCTGACCAGGCCTGTGCTGGGTCATGAAGGATGGGAGGAGAAGAGgcaccagctgctgctgcagaagaTGCACttggagatggagagagagaggctGCGGGCACGGCTGGTTGAGCAAGAGGAGAGGCTCAACAGACAGACTGAGCAGCTACGACAGTCACGTCTCGATTACAGCAG AATTCAACAACAGGCTCAAGTTGAGCTTAGCAGTTCAAATGATAGGAATGGAGGGCCTGAGCCAGAGGGTCCTTCCAACCAAAATTTGCCCTCCAG TGTGTGTGAAGATGTGGAGGTACATCCTGCAGGACAAACCTTGCATGAAAAACCTTCTCAAACTGTTCCTGCTCCTTTGGCCAGTAAAAATG CAGATCACTTGGAACGGAGCAGACAGGACAAAGCCACGTCTCCTGCAAAGTCCCCTGCAGGCCCGAGTAAGCACACCTCAGTTTCTGTAATCCAAAAAAGCCCAGAGGCCAG gtcaGACTTCTCTGTGGTTGAGTTATTGGATATCTTTAGTCCTGTCTCTGCCTCCGAACAGTGCAGGCCAGGGACTCAAAGACCCAAAACATTGCGACACAGGTCGGTCGCTGCTGCTCCCAAATCAGCAGGCAGAAGTCTGCTTACTCCCAGTGGGCCTTATCTTCAGAGtactcagcaggacctggaagaAAGCCAAATACTGGAAGATATTTACTTCATTTGCTGA
- the tpgs2 gene encoding tubulin polyglutamylase complex subunit 2 isoform X1, with protein sequence MEETKESFVYKGVAERLTLGITRILDNMPGVVDVRFAEREPAEKRSLLSWEQKNTCILPEDLRDFYLTTDGFTLTWSVKLDNECVPLGCMMINSVARLCPLLQPVSLFSLPNAPSLVDLDWEESSTGGSGLQHAPAAPHFDARSRIFELDSCGGNGKVCLVYKNCTPGVVAQQSELWFLDRSLCWHFLTTTFTSYYRLMIIHLGLPEWQYSFTPYGPSPQAKQWASLYQPLTFSCELILADPTGDSFINKLDPTKAFKGKTKVSPPKKKQSTQCTSGGTAKGQGNTGKQSGAKR encoded by the exons ATGGAAGAGACAAAAGAGAGCTTTGTGTACAAGGGTGTTGCTGAAAGACTGACACTTGGCATTACTCGAATACTCG ATAATATGCCAGGGGTGGTGGATGTGCGTTTCGCAGAAAGGGAGCCTGCAGAAAAGAGGAGCTTGCTGTCATGGGAGCAG AAAAACACGTGTATTTTACCAGAGGATCTACGAGATTTTTATCTGACGACTGATGGATTCACATTAACCTGGAGCGTTAAACTAGATA ATGAGTGTGTGCCCTTAGGATGCATGATGATTAACAGTGTGGCTAGGTTGTGCCCACTGCTCCAACCAGTATCACTATTCTCTCTTCCCAATGCACCCTCTCTGGTTGACCTGGACTGGGAGGAGAGTAGCACAGGAGGAAGTG gACTGCAGCATGCACCCGCTGCACCTCATTTTGATGCCCGGAGTCGCATCTTTGAGCTGGATTCTTGTGGTGGGAATGGAAAAGTATGCCTGGTCTACAAAAACTGCACTCCAG GGGTGGTAGCCCAGCAGAGTGAGCTCTGGTTCCTGGATCGTTCACTCTGCTGGCATTTTTTGACAACAACTTTTACCTCCTACTACCGGCTGATGATAATACACCTGGGTTTGCCTGAGTGGCAGTATTCCTTCACCCCATATGGCCCAAGCCCCCAGGCTAAG CAATGGGCATCACTTTATCAGCCCCTGACCTTCAGCTGTGAGCTCATTCTGGCCGATCCTACTGGAGATTCCTTTATTAACAAGCTGGATCCTACCAAGGCCTTTAAAGGTAAAACCAAGGTATCACCCCCTAAGAAGAAGCAGTCGACACAGTGCACCTCAGGGGGCACTGCCAAGGGCCAAGGCaacacaggaaaacaaagtGGAGCAAAGCGGTGA
- the tpgs2 gene encoding tubulin polyglutamylase complex subunit 2 isoform X2: MPGVVDVRFAEREPAEKRSLLSWEQKNTCILPEDLRDFYLTTDGFTLTWSVKLDNECVPLGCMMINSVARLCPLLQPVSLFSLPNAPSLVDLDWEESSTGGSGLQHAPAAPHFDARSRIFELDSCGGNGKVCLVYKNCTPGVVAQQSELWFLDRSLCWHFLTTTFTSYYRLMIIHLGLPEWQYSFTPYGPSPQAKQWASLYQPLTFSCELILADPTGDSFINKLDPTKAFKGKTKVSPPKKKQSTQCTSGGTAKGQGNTGKQSGAKR; this comes from the exons ATGCCAGGGGTGGTGGATGTGCGTTTCGCAGAAAGGGAGCCTGCAGAAAAGAGGAGCTTGCTGTCATGGGAGCAG AAAAACACGTGTATTTTACCAGAGGATCTACGAGATTTTTATCTGACGACTGATGGATTCACATTAACCTGGAGCGTTAAACTAGATA ATGAGTGTGTGCCCTTAGGATGCATGATGATTAACAGTGTGGCTAGGTTGTGCCCACTGCTCCAACCAGTATCACTATTCTCTCTTCCCAATGCACCCTCTCTGGTTGACCTGGACTGGGAGGAGAGTAGCACAGGAGGAAGTG gACTGCAGCATGCACCCGCTGCACCTCATTTTGATGCCCGGAGTCGCATCTTTGAGCTGGATTCTTGTGGTGGGAATGGAAAAGTATGCCTGGTCTACAAAAACTGCACTCCAG GGGTGGTAGCCCAGCAGAGTGAGCTCTGGTTCCTGGATCGTTCACTCTGCTGGCATTTTTTGACAACAACTTTTACCTCCTACTACCGGCTGATGATAATACACCTGGGTTTGCCTGAGTGGCAGTATTCCTTCACCCCATATGGCCCAAGCCCCCAGGCTAAG CAATGGGCATCACTTTATCAGCCCCTGACCTTCAGCTGTGAGCTCATTCTGGCCGATCCTACTGGAGATTCCTTTATTAACAAGCTGGATCCTACCAAGGCCTTTAAAGGTAAAACCAAGGTATCACCCCCTAAGAAGAAGCAGTCGACACAGTGCACCTCAGGGGGCACTGCCAAGGGCCAAGGCaacacaggaaaacaaagtGGAGCAAAGCGGTGA